The region TTAATAATCCTGTACCACCAATAATTGTCAGCACGCCAAATAAGGTCATCCACATTGTATTACTATGCATTCGATTCTTAATATAATCATAAATTATAATAGTTAATAAACCAATTGCTAGTGTAAAGAAAACGTTTTGCTTATATAATAATAATTTTAAATTCATATTCGGGAATCCCCAAAAAGCATAATCATAAGGAATTTCGGAAATTACTGCAAAAAGAAGCAGACGAAGTAAATACTTCATTCGGTTTCTCGTGTGAAAGAATCCTTCCACAATTAAAAATGCAAATATCGGAAACGCAATTCTTCCAATACTTCTCCCTACTACATACCATGTAACATCAAGCTCATAGGATGATAGAGTTATATGAAATAATGGAGTAGTATACCTTGGCACAAAAATTGTGGTAAAATGGTCAATTAGCATGGTAAAACATGCGATAAGTTTTAAGGTAAAACTATTCAATGTTGTAGTCCTTTCTTTTCTCATGATAAAGCTAATTAAAAGATATCTAATTCTGCTTTTTATTCTACCTAGATTAGTACAAGAAGTCAACAACAGGGTCAAATGGATTCATAAAATGAAACCATTTGACCCTGCCTTTTCAAACTTGAAAACATGCCTTCAGTAGGCTGGAAGTTTGTGCCGAGGACGACGCAGGCACAAACTCACGCTTAGTCCTCTTCTGTATTTATATTTAATACTTGTCTCTTACGTGCCATTTCATCACTATCAAGGTACTCATCGTAAGTTGTAATCTTATCAATCAATCCGTTAGGCGTAATTTCCATAATACGGTTTGCGATAGTT is a window of Lachnoclostridium phytofermentans ISDg DNA encoding:
- a CDS encoding TraX family protein — translated: MRKERTTTLNSFTLKLIACFTMLIDHFTTIFVPRYTTPLFHITLSSYELDVTWYVVGRSIGRIAFPIFAFLIVEGFFHTRNRMKYLLRLLLFAVISEIPYDYAFWGFPNMNLKLLLYKQNVFFTLAIGLLTIIIYDYIKNRMHSNTMWMTLFGVLTIIGGTGLLILVQADYSEYGYGVLLIVGFYLAYGNRNLRMLLFILLVGFFRGGIEFMAILAAPFLYYYNGERGTKRFKYAFYTFYPLHLVILQGIYQFLSN